A genomic stretch from Oncorhynchus gorbuscha isolate QuinsamMale2020 ecotype Even-year unplaced genomic scaffold, OgorEven_v1.0 Un_scaffold_536, whole genome shotgun sequence includes:
- the LOC124018491 gene encoding uncharacterized protein LOC124018491, which translates to MVEMLKIVLSEMFSDVLVSDALVSDDLVSDDLVSDALVSDVLVSDVLVSDALVWFCVRSLADALVLCLRPEHQRPEHQRPEHQRPEHQRPEHQKPEHQRPKHQKPEHQRPEHQRTSQTRQSSASQPSLNHEDPDCSTPPGTALLLHTTSAQGVIALETSTDCCMKFSARIPLQQVVSLRTTSSSCPRKALIFTTKKGRTFCVDPSEAWVQSHVTKIESRRQ; encoded by the exons atggttgagatgctgaAGATTGTATTGTCTGAGATGTTCTCTGATGTTCTGGTCTCTGATGCTCTGGTCTCTGATGATCTGGTCTCTGATGATCTGGTCTCTGATGCTCTGGTCTCTGATGTTCTGGTCTCTGATGTTCTGGTCTCTGATGCTCTAGTCTGGTTCTGTGTCAGAAGTCTAGCTGATGCTCTGGTTCTATGTCTGAG ACCAGAGCATCAGAGACCAGAACATCAGAGACCAGAACATCAGAGACCAGAGCATCAGAGACCAGAACATCAGAAACCAGAGCATCAGAGACCAAAGCATCAGAAACCAGAGCATCAGAGACCAGAGCATCAGAGAACATCTCAGACAAGACAATCTtcagcatctcaaccatctctgAACCATGAAGACCCTGACTGCTCTACTCCTCCTGGGACTGCTCTGCTCCTGCATACGACGTCTGCAcaag GTGTCATCGCGTTGGAAACGTCAACTGACTGCTGTATGAAATTCAGCGCGAGGATCCCTCTTCAACAAGTAGTTTCTCTCAGAACAACCTCCAGTAGCTGCCCTCGCAAAGCACTGAT TTTCACCACAAAGAAAGGGAGGACATTTTGTGTTGACCCTTCTGAAGCCTGGGTCCAGAGTCATGTGACCAAGATTGAGAGCAGGCGACAATGA
- the LOC124018508 gene encoding C-C motif chemokine 13-like — protein sequence MKTLTALLLLGLLCSLHTTSAGVIALEIAPECCMKFSARIPLQQVVSLRTTSSSCPRKALIFTTKKGKTFCVDPSEAWVQSHVTKIESRRQ from the exons ATGAAGACCCTGACTGCTCTACTCCTCCTGGGACTGCTCTGCTCCCTGCATACGActtctgcag GTGTCATCGCGTTGGAAATAGCACCTGAATGCTGTATGAAATTCAGCGCGAGGATCCCTCTTCAACAAGTAGTTTCTCTCAGAACAACCTCCAGTAGCTGCCCTCGCAAAGCACTGAT TTTCACCACAAAGAAAGGGAAGACATTTTGTGTTGACCCTTCTGAAGCCTGGGTCCAGAGTCATGTGACCAAGATTGAGAGCAGGCGACAATGA
- the LOC124018487 gene encoding uncharacterized protein KIAA0895-like, giving the protein MVLDPGEDCMDRTDVDGVGGSSSTTDLTGLEPRPDPRKTTTTDSTGLENTSPEPPKTTNNNSTRLENTKPEPPKTNSTGLENTSPEPPKTTTNNSTRLENTSPEPPKTTTNTRLENTSPEPPKTTTNTRLENTSPEPPITNSTGLENTKPDAPKTTTNSTPTRTEETRPDTTKTTTNSTPTRTEETRPDTTKTTTNSTPTRTEETRPDTTKTTTNSTPTRTEETRPDTTKTTTNSTPTRTEETRPDITKTATNSTPTRTEETRPDTTKTTTNSTPTRTEETRPDTTKTTTNSTPTRTEETRPDTTKTAKRTEEPTAAPPTTTNTRLHARTSRVTKRERVSNSQNGPQPQPQSLVADVSLTPSPRASVGSSTNSSRSVLPYDGPVVSLRRDVTVATASSRNKVATRPALRRPLSLDVTPLRLRGSEPALDRGVLQPPWRSAGGPSTAPSPPARSLTSPSLGPGGWMRRSESTCTVNNSSMGLRATRGRMRPATSLPHIARGFGGASPLPLPSTPRGPCLLVALRPINLDQERQAFFQSDYKYDPQFEYSTLEPSTVLEKYKDGSDLFLSQAVGIMECILRKFGNYENFEEVTGGSILPKSRVWAAARKYLQKENCVGEVVVCLSDELLSQAVMMVESCRPTLTINLSGARQHWLEGMLRHEIGTHYLRGVNNNLQPWSTSAGRKQYGLKPANPTEEGLASLHSVLLRKQPYLWRAALLYYTVYHATRMGFSQLFSHIAQFVQDPAVRWEYCLRAKRGQTDTSEPGCFSKDQVYLDGILRILRHRRNIDFKMLTSLGKVSFEDVERLRHIAVLRRTRIPHFMQDQEKYLQNLDHIVTVNELSDAQLRELLP; this is encoded by the exons ATGGTTTTGGACCCGGGTGAGGACTGTATGGATCGGACAGATGTCGACGGGGTCGGAGGGAGCAGCAGCACCACAGACCTGACGGGTCTAGAACCAAGACCGGACCCTCGCAAAACCACCACAACCGACAGCACCGGACTAGAAAACACCAGCCCAGAGCCTCCCaaaaccaccaacaacaacagcacCAGACTAGAAAACACCAAACCAGAGCCTCCAAAAACCAACAGCACCGGACTAGAAAacaccagtccagagcctcccaAAACAACCACCAACAACAGCACCAGACTAGAAAacaccagtccagagcctcccaAAACAACCACCAACACCAGACTAGAAAacaccagtccagagcctcccaaaaccaccaccaacaccagACTAGAAAACACCAGCCCAGAGCCTCCCATAACCAACAGCACCGGACTAGAAAACACCAAACCGGATGCCCCCAAAACCACCACCAACAGCACCCCCACTAGAACAGAAGAGACCAGGCCTGACACTACCAAAACCACCACCAACAGCACCCCCACTAGAACAGAAGAGACCAGGCCTGACACTACCAAAACCACCACCAACAGCACCCCCACTAGAACAGAAGAGACCAGGCCTGACACTACCAAAACCACCACCAACAGCACCCCCACTAGAACAGAAGAGACCAGGCCTGACACTACCAAAACCACCACCAACAGCACCCCCACTAGAACAGAAGAGACCAGGCCTGACATTACCAAAACCGCCACCAACAGCACCCCCACTAGAACAGAAGAGACCAGGCCTGACACTACCAAAACCACCACCAACAGCACCCCCACTAGAACAGAAGAGACCAGGCCTGACACTACCAAAACCACCACCAACAGCACCCCCACTAGAACAGAAGAGACCAGGCCTGACACTACCAAAACCGCCAAAAGAACAGAGGAACCAACAGCggctcctcccaccaccaccaacaccaggCTCCACGCCAGGACAAGCCGTGTCACTAAGAGGGAGCGGGTATCCAACTCCCAGAATGGACCCCAGCCTCAACCTCAGTCGTTGGTGGCAGATGTCAGCCTTACGCCCAGCCCTAGGGCCAGTGTTGGCTCCTCTACCAACTCCTCTCGCTCAGTCTTGCCATACGATGGACCGGTTGTCTCTCTGCGGCGGGACGTCACCGTGGCAACGGCCTCGTCTCGGAATAAGGTGGCGACCAGACCCGCTCTCCGCCGGCCTCTCAGCCTGGACGTGACGCCCCTGCGCCTCCGTGGCTCCGAGCCCGCTCTGGACCGTGGGGTCCTACAACCCCCCTGGCGCAGCGCTGGTGGTCCCTCCACTGCCCCCTCGCCCCCAGCACGCTCCCTCACCAGCCCCAGCCTGGGCCCCGGAGGCTGGATGCGCCGCAGCGAGAGCACCTGTACCGTCAACAACTCCTCAATGGGCCTCCGGGCCACCAGGGGGCGTATGCGTCCAGCCACCTCCCTTCCCCACATTGCCCGGGGGTTTGGAGGGGCCTCCCCGCTGCCCTTGCCCTCCACACCGCGAGGCCCCTGTCTCCTTGTGGCCCTAAGACCCATTAACCTAGACCAGGAGAGGCAGGCCTTCTTCCAGTCCGACTATAAATACGACCCCCAGTTTGAGTACTCGACCCTGGAGCCCAGCACTGTGCTGGAGAAATACAAAGATGGATCTGACCTCTTCCTCTCACAG gctgTTGGGATTATGGAGTGTATTCTGAGGAAGTTTGGTAACTATGAGAACTTTGAGGAAGTGACGGGAGGAAGTATTTTACCAAAGAGTCGAGTCTGGGCTGCTGCACGCAAGTACCTGCAGAAGGAGAACTGtgtaggagag GTGGTGGTGTGTCTGTCTGATGAGCTGCTGTCCCAGGCGGTGATGATGGTGGAGAGTTGTCGTCCCACTCTGACTATCAACCTGTCTGGAGCACGACAACACTGGCTGGAGGGCATGCTCAGGCATGAGATAG GAACCCACTACCTTCGAGGTGTGAACAACAACCTCCAGCCCTGGTCTACTTCCGCAGGCAGGAAGCAGTATGGCCTCAAACCGGCCAATCCCACGGAAGAAGGACTGGCCAGCCTGCACAGTGTGTTGCTACGGAAACAGCCCTACCTGTGGCGCGCCGCTCTGCTCTACTATACGGTGTATCACGCCACCAGGATGGGCTTCAGCCAGCTCTTCAGCCACATCGCTCAGTTCGTCCAGGATCCCGCGGTGCGCTGGGAGTATTGCCTCAGAGCCAAGAGGGGACAGACGGACACCTCGGAGCCTG GCTGTTTCAGTAAAGATCAGGTGTACCTGGACGGAATCCTCAGGATTCTACGACATCGGAGGAACATCGACTTCAAGATGCTGACCTCGCTAGGCAAG GTGTCGTTTGAGGACGTAGAAAGGCTACGGCACATCGCTGTCCTGCGCCGGACCAGAATCCCTCACTTCATGCAGGACCAGGAGAAATACCTTCAGAATCTGGACCACATCGTCACGGTCAACGAACTGAGCGACGCTCAGCTTAGAGAACTCCTTCCCTGA